The following proteins are co-located in the Euwallacea fornicatus isolate EFF26 chromosome 16, ASM4011564v1, whole genome shotgun sequence genome:
- the LOC136344232 gene encoding tubulin epsilon chain-like: MSEFIVIQVGQCGNQIGSSLWPKILQEYEVSLDQSKRAQIKTTPVQDSFNSFFHVPNSHHDHAFLNLQELVNNKIKARAICIDMEERVVARYKTGTYRGLFDDKYLVTNFPGSGNNWAEGFCEHGPQFQGKISNCLRHCVERCDSLHGFLMLFSTGGGTGSGLGTYVLRMLTEFYPKVERFVSSVYATGTEDVITSPYNNALATQQLLENATCVFPVENRCLLDIALKKLKTDSKYEGQFHPTDGMNSSVVDMLLHLTSGSRFSGNLNFDMNEINTNMVPFPKVNFLTSGFNHVLTCNGKAVSKRLKEELFLASCHRSNQLIRIDPLSPSSLLLASTLLGRGDYTISDLQRHVTKLQTKAKFTPWSQKSVKFGLCNVPPSGEKAILFSLFNTTGMGDLFKRIHSQYCSLYRKQAHIHHYCKVQNFDLNFFEECKESLECAVEKYKELENIKPMNVPRLKPF; this comes from the exons ATGAGTGAGTTCATAGTTATACAAG TTGGCCAATGTGGAAATCAAATTGGCTCCAGTTTATGGCCGAAAATACTACAAGAATATGAAGTATCACTTGATCAAAGTAAGAGAGCTCAAATTAAAACCACCCCAGTCCAGGACtcttttaactcatttttccaTGTTCCAAATTCTCATCATGATCATGCTTTCCTCAATCTTCAAGAACTtgtgaataataaaatcaagGCACGAGCTATTTGTATAGATATGGAGGAAAGGGTTGTAGCAAGATATAAAACTGGGACTTACAGAGGGTTATTTGATGACAAATATTTGGTGACAAATTTTCCAGGATCAGGCAATAATTGGGCTGAGG GTTTTTGTGAACATGGCCCTCAGTTCCAAGGCAAAATATCAAACTGTTTGCGGCATTGCGTTGAGAGATGCGATAGTTTACATGGatttttaatgctgttttCTACAGGAGGTGGAACTGGTTCAGGGCTGGGAACTTATGTATTAAGAATGTTAACTGAGTTTTATCCAAAAGTTGaaag ATTTGTGTCCAGTGTATATGCCACAGGAactgaagatgtcataacaagcCCTTACAACAATGCTCTTGCCACACAACAATTGCTAGAAAATGCTACTTGTGTATTTCCAGTTGAAAATAGATGTCTTTTAGATATAGCGCTAAAGAAACTTAAAactgattcaaaatatgaggGCCAATTTCATCCCACTGATGGAATGAATAGCAGTGTTGTTGATATGTTATTGCATCTAACCAG TGGGTCTCGGTTTTCTGGtaacttaaattttgatatgaaTGAAATTAACACCAACATGGTGCCATTTCCCAAAGTAAACTTTCTAACCAGCGGTTTTAATCACGTTTTAACTTGTAATGGAAAAGCAGTTAG taaaCGTCTTAAAGAAGAATTGTTCCTGGCATCTTGCCATAGGTCGAATCAATTAATTAGAATTGACCCTTTAA GTCCTTCCTCTCTGCTGCTGGCTTCAACTTTATTGGGAAGGGGTGATTATACGATTTCCGATCTTCAGCGGCATGTTACCAAATTACAGACTAAAGCCAAATTTACTCCTTGGTCGCAAAAGTCAGTCAAATTTGGTTTATGTAATGTGCCTCCCAGTGGCGAGAAAGCAattctattttctttgtttaataCTACTGGTATGGGAGATTTATTTAAACGAATTCATTCTCAATATTGCAGCCTTTACAGAAAACAG GCTCATATACATCACTATTGTAAAGTCCAGAactttgatttgaatttttttgaagagtGCAAAGAGAGTTTGGAATGTGCCGTGGAGAAGTATAAAGagttagaaaatattaaaccgATGAACGTTCCACGATTGAAacctttttaa